ATATCGAATTAGTATTCCGAATTTAAAGTTAACAACAGTTATTGAGCGTTCAAGAGGAGTCATAGGAGGACTAAGATATGAGGCTTCTTATGAGATGGGTGCTCTTTCTATTGATGGGGATAAATATCATAGCAATTTAGGAAAGATTGATTCAGATAATGTAAATGAATTTGTGAATAAAAACTCAAAGAAAAGTAAATCTGGGGGAGCAGAGCACGATGATGAAGAACCATCACCTGATATCGCTTTTCCTGAGATGAATAATACTATTTATACTCCAAGTCCTTCTGTAGGTTTTATTGATGGAAGTAGTGGAGAAATTGCAAAAGGTGTTTTAGATGTTGAAGAATCTAAAAAGGAAATAAAAGTAGAAGGATCTGGTGAGACTGAACCACCAGTAAAAGTAGATGAAGCACCAGCAGAAGAAGGAATTAGCGAGGAGAGTGCAGCAGTAAGTGCTGCTCCAAATGAAGTACCAGCAGAAGAAGGAATTAGCGAAGAGAGTGCAGCAGTAAGTGCTGCTCCAAATGAAGTACCAGCAGAAGAAGGAATTAGTGAGGAGAGTGCAGCAGTAAGTGCTGCTCCAAATGAAGTACCAGCAGAAGAAGGAATAAGCGAGGAGAGTGCAGCAGTAAGTGCTGCTCCAAATGAAGTACCAGCAGAAGAAGGAATAAGCGAAGAGAGTGCAGCAGTAAGTGCTGCTCCAAATGAAGTACCAGCAGAAGAAGGAATAAGCGAGGAGAGTGCAGCAGTAAGTGCTGCTCCAAATGAAGTACCAGCAGAAGAAGGAATTAGCGAGGAGAGTGCTATTATTAGCGAAACAGCTAATGATGCACCAATTGCTGATGAAATTAGTGAAGAGATTGCATTAGTTAACGAAACAGAAAGTGAAGTTCCAAATGCAGAAATAACTGAAGAAGTCGAAATTCAGGAAAATTCTAATTTAACCAGTGAGCAAAATGTCAATTCAGTAGAAGAAGCAGAAGAACTTAATGAACAACAAATAGCTGAACTTTCAGCTTTGGCAAGTTCTGCATTAGTAAAGTTAACTATGCTCACAAATCAACAGCAGGCTATAAGTTACGTTAATTCATTACTTGAAAATCATAATATTTCTGTTTCTTTTGATGGTAATTCATCATACGAAATAAAAGGGCAAAACTTTTCATCCGTTGGTGATTCTAAATCCATTTTAAATCAAAACGATAATAAAATTTACTATGCATTGGATCCAATTTTAAAACAAATTTTAAAAATGAAGTTAGAATAATTTAAATTTGAGGTGTGAAGTGGAAAATGAACAAATGTCTACAGATACTGGATTATCAGCTGCTGATTGTATGGCTTCGATGTTGAATGCTCAAAGACAATTGATCATTGCCATTCGACGTTTGAATG
This is a stretch of genomic DNA from Pigmentibacter ruber. It encodes these proteins:
- a CDS encoding GspE/PulE/PilB domain-containing protein; the encoded protein is MYDLLQVMQQDGYLSSGELIALRKTCKELGENPVRILRSLNIASPEQIQEYLQRYFRVNALGDQAIALLNESYQSYIPIDIAVHYSCFGLGEENSAIFVAMEDPSDRGTVQQLRFFLNKRIIPIAATVFQLAEGLNKIYRISIPNLKLTTVIERSRGVIGGLRYEASYEMGALSIDGDKYHSNLGKIDSDNVNEFVNKNSKKSKSGGAEHDDEEPSPDIAFPEMNNTIYTPSPSVGFIDGSSGEIAKGVLDVEESKKEIKVEGSGETEPPVKVDEAPAEEGISEESAAVSAAPNEVPAEEGISEESAAVSAAPNEVPAEEGISEESAAVSAAPNEVPAEEGISEESAAVSAAPNEVPAEEGISEESAAVSAAPNEVPAEEGISEESAAVSAAPNEVPAEEGISEESAIISETANDAPIADEISEEIALVNETESEVPNAEITEEVEIQENSNLTSEQNVNSVEEAEELNEQQIAELSALASSALVKLTMLTNQQQAISYVNSLLENHNISVSFDGNSSYEIKGQNFSSVGDSKSILNQNDNKIYYALDPILKQILKMKLE